In Marinobacter sp. LQ44, the following are encoded in one genomic region:
- a CDS encoding ABC transporter ATP-binding protein, translating to MSQSQGTKYEQLRISGLNAFYGESHILHGVDLVVHRGELVTLLGRNGSGRSTTLKAIMNMVGRRTGSIMINGEETTKCAPHSIARLGVGYCPEHRGIFSSLSVQENLTLPPLVHSGGMSLDEIYTMFPNLYARRFSQGTKLSGGEQQMLAMARILRTGANMLLLDEITEGLAPVIVETLGEVLVALKKKGLTIVLAEQNFHFAASLADRHYVLEYGQIVEEINSHELSSKRTLLDHYLCV from the coding sequence ATGAGCCAGAGTCAGGGGACCAAATACGAGCAACTCCGAATTTCCGGTCTGAATGCCTTTTATGGTGAATCCCATATTCTCCATGGTGTCGATTTAGTGGTGCATCGTGGTGAGTTGGTCACTTTGCTAGGCCGAAATGGATCGGGTCGGAGTACAACACTTAAAGCGATCATGAATATGGTGGGGCGCCGCACCGGTTCGATCATGATTAATGGAGAAGAAACTACAAAGTGTGCTCCTCATAGTATAGCCCGACTGGGTGTGGGCTATTGTCCTGAACATCGAGGTATTTTTTCGTCCCTCAGCGTTCAGGAGAACCTGACTCTACCGCCGTTGGTTCATAGCGGTGGCATGAGTCTGGACGAAATTTACACCATGTTCCCTAACCTTTATGCGCGCCGATTCAGTCAGGGTACCAAGCTCTCCGGTGGAGAACAGCAGATGCTGGCCATGGCTCGTATATTGCGCACCGGCGCCAATATGCTCCTGCTTGACGAAATTACAGAGGGTCTGGCGCCTGTCATCGTGGAAACGTTGGGTGAGGTGTTGGTGGCCTTGAAGAAAAAGGGCCTGACAATCGTTCTAGCTGAGCAGAACTTTCACTTTGCAGCGTCCCTCGCAGATCGCCATTACGTTTTGGAGTACGGCCAGATTGTGGAAGAGATTAACTCACACGAGCTGAGTTCTAAAAGGACATTGCTGGATCATTATCTCTGTGTATAG
- a CDS encoding ABC transporter substrate-binding protein, translating into MINMKKSFLAMILSAVIVSDAQAEISDDIVKIGYLADMSGTYRDLVGPNGLAALEMAVDDFGGKVGMADIQIVSADDRNSPDVASSTVRRWLENEDVDMVAGFVASSVSLAAIEVIKENNKLGIVSGSIASSITNEHCSPNHIHYVYDTYPLAVGTARAVVEEGGESWFILTVDYSGGHELEAAVSSVVEASGGEVIKTLRHPFPTPDFSSFILQAQASGADVVALANTGADAINAINTAGEFGLTQSGQKLAALLLFLTEVHSLGVETAQGIQLTTGWYWDMNPEARAWADRFFEKTGVRPTMVHAGIYSSTIHYLNAVEATGSDDSQIVRTQMINTPINDMFATNGRIRQDGRMVYDMYLAQVKTPEESQGEWDLYKIVRTIPAEEAFRPLSNSVCPLVTDNR; encoded by the coding sequence ATGATAAATATGAAAAAGTCTTTCTTGGCGATGATTTTGTCCGCAGTGATCGTTAGCGATGCGCAAGCAGAAATTTCTGACGATATTGTGAAAATTGGCTATCTCGCTGATATGTCCGGTACCTACCGAGATTTGGTTGGGCCAAATGGCCTTGCTGCACTGGAGATGGCGGTGGATGATTTCGGCGGCAAGGTTGGCATGGCTGATATCCAAATCGTTAGCGCTGATGATCGTAATAGCCCCGACGTGGCTTCAAGCACAGTGCGCCGGTGGTTAGAGAATGAAGACGTGGATATGGTAGCGGGATTTGTAGCCTCTTCTGTATCTCTAGCGGCCATTGAAGTTATAAAAGAGAATAATAAGTTAGGCATCGTGTCGGGCTCAATCGCATCAAGTATCACGAATGAGCATTGCTCTCCGAACCATATTCATTATGTATACGATACATATCCGTTAGCTGTTGGAACTGCCCGTGCTGTCGTAGAGGAAGGAGGAGAGTCATGGTTCATTTTGACTGTCGACTATAGTGGAGGCCATGAACTTGAAGCGGCGGTTTCAAGTGTTGTCGAGGCGAGTGGAGGTGAAGTTATAAAGACCCTTCGCCATCCGTTTCCTACACCAGATTTTTCTTCATTCATCCTTCAAGCCCAGGCCTCAGGAGCAGATGTGGTCGCTCTAGCCAACACCGGAGCTGACGCGATTAACGCTATCAATACCGCTGGCGAATTTGGCTTGACTCAATCCGGCCAGAAACTCGCAGCATTGCTGCTCTTTCTTACAGAAGTGCACTCGCTTGGAGTTGAGACTGCTCAGGGGATCCAACTCACAACAGGTTGGTATTGGGATATGAATCCGGAAGCTCGCGCTTGGGCAGACCGATTCTTTGAAAAAACAGGTGTGCGTCCGACAATGGTCCATGCCGGTATCTACTCCAGCACAATACATTATCTTAATGCTGTCGAAGCTACGGGCTCCGACGACTCACAGATCGTTCGCACTCAGATGATTAATACCCCCATCAACGACATGTTCGCAACTAACGGAAGGATTCGTCAGGACGGTCGTATGGTCTATGATATGTATTTGGCTCAGGTTAAGACCCCGGAGGAATCCCAAGGGGAATGGGATCTATATAAGATTGTCCGCACAATCCCTGCCGAGGAAGCGTTCCGTCCCCTTTCAAATAGTGTTTGTCCTCTAGTCACCGACAACAGGTAA
- a CDS encoding branched-chain amino acid ABC transporter permease: MSMVFGVPLAVLSGQLVIGIINGAFYALLSLGLAVIFGLLKIINFAHGAMYMLGALVTVVLFDLLSVNYWVALFVAPVLVGAFGLLIEYFLLRRIAGQDHIYSLLLTFGAALIIQGVLTNIYGVSGLRYSMPDMFKGGINLGFMFLPYYRAWVIVVALLVCFGTWFIIEKTKLGSYLRAGTEDSQLMQGFGINVPLLVSLTYGFGVMLAAFAGVLAAPIYSITPVMGSNILIVVFAVVVIGGMGSIGGAIITGILMGVIEGLTKTFYPPASSAVIFLVMVVVLMIRPTGLFGKEA; this comes from the coding sequence ATGTCAATGGTGTTCGGCGTTCCTCTTGCTGTGCTGTCCGGCCAGCTCGTGATCGGGATTATTAACGGTGCCTTTTACGCCCTGTTAAGCCTCGGCCTTGCGGTTATCTTCGGTCTGTTGAAAATCATCAACTTCGCCCATGGCGCAATGTATATGCTCGGTGCCCTGGTCACCGTGGTTCTGTTTGACCTGCTGAGCGTCAATTACTGGGTAGCTCTGTTTGTGGCCCCAGTCCTGGTTGGCGCTTTCGGCTTGTTGATTGAATACTTCCTGCTCCGGCGCATTGCTGGTCAGGATCACATCTACAGCCTGCTGCTCACCTTCGGGGCGGCCCTGATCATCCAGGGCGTCCTCACCAACATCTACGGAGTGTCCGGGTTGCGCTATTCCATGCCGGATATGTTCAAAGGGGGCATCAACTTGGGTTTCATGTTCCTGCCGTACTACCGGGCCTGGGTGATCGTGGTGGCCCTGCTGGTGTGTTTCGGCACCTGGTTCATCATCGAGAAAACCAAGCTGGGTTCCTACTTGAGGGCGGGCACAGAAGACTCGCAGCTGATGCAGGGCTTCGGCATTAACGTACCCTTGCTGGTGAGCCTGACCTACGGATTCGGCGTCATGCTGGCGGCATTCGCCGGTGTGCTGGCGGCACCCATTTATTCGATAACTCCGGTGATGGGGTCCAACATTCTCATCGTGGTCTTTGCGGTGGTGGTGATCGGGGGCATGGGCTCCATTGGCGGGGCCATTATCACGGGCATCCTGATGGGCGTGATCGAAGGCCTCACCAAAACCTTTTACCCGCCGGCGTCCTCGGCCGTTATCTTCCTGGTGATGGTGGTGGTGCTGATGATCCGACCCACTGGCCTGTTCGGTAAGGAGGCATAA
- a CDS encoding branched-chain amino acid ABC transporter permease: MNQPVNPADIHKAIVEQQKIQDRKKLMVNGVLLLLLLAAPFVMYPVFLMKILCFALFAVAFNLLFGFTGLLSFGHAAFLATGGYTTGYLLSNFSGLTTEMGIIAGTAMATLLGLAFALLSIRRQGIYFAMVTLALAQLVFFFFVQSEFTGGEDGMHGIPRGELFGLINLEDNLNMYYFVLVVFIACYLLVQRIVGSPYGQILKAIKQNEPRAVSLGYNVDRYKILAFVISAALAGLAGSMKSVVFQLASLNDAHWHMSGEVILMTLVGGMGTLLGPVVGATFVVNIEYLLSQGPLRDWVDPILGGTFVLTVLAFRSGIVGEIQKFIKKNLG; encoded by the coding sequence ATGAACCAGCCTGTTAATCCTGCCGATATCCACAAAGCCATTGTCGAGCAGCAAAAGATCCAGGACCGCAAGAAATTGATGGTGAACGGCGTTCTGCTGCTGTTGCTGCTGGCCGCGCCCTTCGTGATGTACCCGGTCTTCCTGATGAAGATCCTGTGTTTTGCCTTGTTTGCGGTGGCCTTTAACCTGCTGTTCGGGTTTACCGGTTTGCTGTCCTTCGGCCATGCCGCCTTCCTGGCCACCGGAGGCTACACCACGGGCTACCTGCTCAGTAATTTCTCCGGCCTGACCACGGAGATGGGGATTATTGCCGGTACCGCCATGGCCACCCTGTTGGGGCTGGCCTTTGCGTTACTGTCGATCCGCCGGCAAGGCATATACTTTGCCATGGTGACCCTGGCGTTGGCACAGCTGGTGTTTTTCTTCTTTGTGCAGTCGGAATTCACCGGCGGCGAAGACGGCATGCACGGCATCCCCCGGGGCGAGCTGTTTGGTCTGATTAACCTCGAAGACAACCTCAACATGTACTACTTCGTGCTGGTGGTGTTTATCGCCTGTTACCTGCTGGTGCAGCGCATTGTCGGCAGTCCGTACGGGCAGATCCTGAAAGCCATCAAGCAGAACGAACCTCGGGCGGTCTCGCTGGGTTACAACGTGGATCGCTACAAGATCCTGGCCTTTGTGATCTCCGCCGCGCTGGCGGGTCTGGCCGGCTCCATGAAATCCGTGGTGTTCCAGCTGGCGTCACTGAACGATGCCCATTGGCATATGTCGGGCGAAGTTATTCTGATGACACTGGTTGGAGGTATGGGCACGCTGCTCGGACCGGTGGTGGGCGCCACCTTTGTGGTGAACATAGAGTATCTGTTGTCGCAGGGCCCGCTACGTGACTGGGTAGACCCCATCCTGGGTGGCACCTTTGTGCTAACCGTTCTGGCGTTCCGCAGCGGTATTGTGGGTGAAATCCAAAAATTCATAAAAAAGAACTTGGGGTGA
- a CDS encoding DcaP family trimeric outer membrane transporter has translation MHYNKTNIYKLSALAAITMFSTCSVSAFELDVADMKASIYGYAKLDMIYDVDGYIGPTVTHRLISLDSQEGAEGHANLHAFESRLGFKTSTPVAGSTLNTTIEGDFYGGGGGQFRLRHAYGEWNGVLAGQTWTNFGGFLGFTPVVDFTAQFGQGNITRQAQLRYTSGGLSIALEDPGNIGSNVDMTNSPSTDDELKNGYPDLTLRYGDRYGAISYGVSTVLREIAYYNSASNSDESILGWGVNFEAASKVTDRFTLRGAFTHGDGLGGYLYGSPSGSGFIDASGSVEGIKGVGGTVGMTISVGTGNVNVAYGIATVDLDDAVGQGAMSSLATDRAESIYLNYIWSPAKRINYGVEAGYHSRRTQSGEEGDAVRLQGMVKYVF, from the coding sequence ATGCACTATAACAAAACCAATATCTATAAACTAAGCGCCCTTGCAGCAATTACTATGTTTTCTACATGTTCGGTATCTGCCTTTGAACTAGATGTGGCTGATATGAAGGCTAGCATTTATGGATATGCGAAGCTCGACATGATTTATGACGTTGACGGGTATATTGGACCTACTGTTACCCACCGTCTAATTTCCCTCGACAGTCAGGAGGGAGCGGAGGGGCATGCTAATCTTCACGCCTTTGAAAGTCGATTAGGGTTTAAGACTTCCACTCCCGTCGCCGGAAGCACGCTCAACACAACTATCGAGGGCGATTTTTACGGAGGTGGAGGCGGTCAGTTCCGACTGCGACATGCATATGGTGAATGGAATGGAGTTCTTGCAGGGCAAACATGGACGAATTTTGGAGGTTTCCTGGGTTTTACGCCGGTTGTTGATTTCACTGCTCAGTTTGGACAGGGGAACATTACACGCCAAGCACAGTTGCGATATACGAGCGGTGGATTATCCATAGCATTGGAGGACCCCGGAAACATCGGAAGCAATGTTGATATGACTAATAGCCCCAGTACTGATGATGAGTTAAAGAATGGATATCCCGATTTAACTCTTCGGTATGGAGATCGTTATGGCGCTATTAGTTATGGCGTCTCCACGGTTTTAAGAGAGATCGCATATTACAATTCGGCTAGTAATAGCGATGAAAGTATTCTGGGCTGGGGAGTAAATTTTGAGGCTGCTTCAAAGGTGACGGATAGATTTACCCTTAGGGGCGCATTTACTCATGGTGATGGGTTGGGGGGCTATCTTTACGGGTCACCTAGTGGTTCCGGATTTATTGACGCTAGCGGCTCTGTAGAGGGAATTAAGGGTGTTGGCGGCACTGTTGGAATGACGATTTCGGTTGGTACCGGAAACGTGAATGTTGCCTATGGAATTGCAACGGTGGACTTGGATGATGCAGTTGGCCAGGGTGCAATGTCTTCGCTAGCGACCGACAGAGCGGAAAGCATCTACCTAAATTATATTTGGTCACCTGCTAAGCGTATCAACTATGGCGTTGAGGCCGGTTATCACAGTCGTAGAACACAAAGTGGCGAGGAGGGTGATGCAGTTCGTCTACAAGGAATGGTGAAGTATGTTTTCTGA
- a CDS encoding lipid-transfer protein produces the protein MAAFIAGTSLVPFAKPGLSEMYDRMGSDALFLALNDAGLSLKHLDQAYVGYVYGDSTSGQRAVYRVGMTGIPIINVNNNCASGSTALFLARQAVESGVADCVLALGFEQMKPGALEQVFSDRPSPLEKFEMIADEAFFDKRDLPVTLKLFGGAGKAHMDLYGTKLETFARIRAKASDHAFNNPQALFRKKVSTEEVLYAQSIWPGVMTKMMACPPTCGASAAVVVSERFALKHGLDATVRIRSQAMVSDLQDTFEGPDMIKLVGAGLTELAAEKVYEQAGVAPEDIDVIELHDCFAQNELITYEALGLCSPGEGERLVEDGDNTYGGKFVTNPSGGLLSKGHPLGATGLAQCFELTQQLRGNAGARQVDNARFGLQHNLGLGSAAVVTLYERTR, from the coding sequence ATGGCGGCGTTCATCGCTGGTACAAGTCTTGTGCCGTTTGCGAAACCGGGCTTGTCTGAAATGTATGACAGAATGGGCTCCGATGCACTTTTTCTGGCATTAAACGACGCCGGACTCTCACTCAAGCATCTAGATCAGGCTTATGTTGGGTATGTCTACGGCGACAGCACTTCAGGGCAACGAGCCGTTTACCGTGTTGGAATGACCGGAATTCCCATTATCAATGTAAATAACAACTGTGCGAGTGGATCAACCGCCCTGTTTTTAGCGCGACAGGCTGTAGAAAGCGGTGTTGCCGACTGTGTCTTAGCTTTAGGCTTTGAACAGATGAAACCTGGCGCACTTGAGCAAGTCTTTAGCGATCGACCCTCTCCTTTAGAAAAATTTGAAATGATTGCTGATGAAGCCTTTTTCGATAAGCGTGATTTGCCGGTAACTTTAAAGTTGTTTGGCGGGGCAGGGAAGGCTCATATGGATCTTTACGGAACAAAGCTCGAAACGTTCGCTCGAATTCGCGCAAAAGCCAGTGATCATGCTTTCAACAATCCTCAGGCGCTTTTTCGAAAAAAAGTTTCTACAGAAGAAGTGCTTTATGCTCAATCAATTTGGCCAGGCGTAATGACGAAAATGATGGCATGTCCGCCAACCTGTGGAGCTTCAGCTGCTGTCGTGGTTTCGGAAAGATTTGCGTTGAAGCATGGGTTAGATGCAACTGTTCGAATCAGGTCGCAGGCGATGGTTTCCGATTTGCAAGATACCTTCGAAGGTCCAGACATGATTAAGTTGGTTGGAGCCGGCCTAACGGAGTTGGCGGCCGAAAAAGTATATGAGCAAGCTGGAGTGGCACCTGAAGATATTGACGTAATTGAGTTGCACGATTGCTTTGCTCAAAACGAACTTATCACCTATGAGGCTCTTGGTCTTTGTTCTCCAGGAGAGGGTGAGCGTTTAGTTGAAGATGGTGATAATACATACGGTGGAAAGTTCGTTACAAATCCTTCCGGTGGTCTTCTTTCAAAAGGACATCCTTTGGGCGCAACTGGGCTCGCTCAGTGTTTTGAGTTGACTCAACAATTGCGCGGGAACGCTGGAGCTCGTCAGGTCGACAATGCCCGATTTGGATTACAGCATAACTTAGGGCTTGGTAGCGCAGCTGTAGTTACATTATATGAACGAACGAGATAA
- a CDS encoding YnfA family protein, translated as MPELKTVGLFLVTALAEIVGCYLPYLWLREGKTIWLLVPGALSLAVFAWLLSLHPTAAGRVYAAYGGVYIFMAIVWLWVVDGIRPTVWDLVGSAVALVGMAIIMFAPRAT; from the coding sequence TTGCCTGAGTTGAAAACGGTTGGTCTTTTTCTCGTCACCGCTTTGGCAGAGATCGTGGGTTGTTATTTGCCTTATCTCTGGCTTCGAGAAGGTAAAACCATCTGGCTCCTGGTGCCAGGTGCGTTGAGCCTCGCGGTATTTGCGTGGCTGCTTTCACTGCACCCCACCGCTGCTGGCAGGGTCTATGCTGCGTATGGCGGTGTGTATATTTTTATGGCAATTGTGTGGCTTTGGGTGGTCGATGGGATTCGACCAACAGTTTGGGATTTAGTTGGTTCAGCTGTTGCTTTGGTGGGAATGGCGATCATCATGTTTGCGCCTCGCGCCACATAA
- a CDS encoding manganese efflux pump MntP family protein: MSPFALLLLAFAMSTDAFAAAIGKGASLKHPRLTEAFKIGLIFGSIEALTPLVGWLIGKSASGYVEAWDHWIAFSLLMILGLHMISEGIKPEEDEVEKPLKQSLLRTCLTAFGTSIDALAVGVGLALINVNIWVAAALIGLATTLMVTLGIMLGRAVGAVLGHRAEIFGGVTLIAVGVWILSGHL, translated from the coding sequence ATGAGCCCTTTTGCCCTTCTCTTGCTTGCCTTTGCGATGTCCACCGATGCCTTTGCTGCGGCGATTGGTAAAGGTGCAAGCCTTAAGCATCCCCGGTTAACCGAAGCTTTCAAAATCGGACTCATCTTCGGTTCGATTGAAGCCTTAACCCCGTTGGTCGGCTGGCTGATCGGTAAGTCTGCCTCAGGTTATGTGGAAGCCTGGGATCATTGGATTGCGTTTTCCCTTCTGATGATTCTTGGCCTGCATATGATTTCTGAGGGCATTAAGCCGGAAGAAGATGAGGTAGAAAAGCCATTAAAGCAGTCATTGCTCCGCACCTGCCTTACAGCCTTCGGGACAAGCATTGATGCCTTGGCAGTTGGTGTAGGCTTGGCACTCATCAACGTGAACATCTGGGTGGCCGCAGCTTTGATTGGCTTAGCAACCACTCTCATGGTGACCCTTGGCATCATGCTGGGGCGCGCTGTCGGAGCTGTATTAGGACATCGAGCAGAAATTTTTGGCGGCGTTACGTTAATCGCTGTAGGTGTGTGGATCTTATCTGGCCATCTGTAA
- a CDS encoding SH3 domain-containing protein — translation MDRLVFTFLISALLAGCAQTYTWTKPGASSSDFYRSSSYCEALSTGATPIDYSSNGSSTSYHSGSVTDNSGNTGYYSGTTTTYQNNTGQAMGNAVKAIRRQGIYNDCMRGKGWVPENEGSVYASMSQNVQADQANVFLRAEPSFGAEKLADASGQFLEVIEESDQWIRVRMGDKEGFVHRSKIQGH, via the coding sequence ATGGACAGATTGGTTTTTACTTTTTTGATAAGTGCTTTGCTAGCTGGTTGCGCTCAAACCTATACCTGGACAAAACCGGGTGCTTCATCAAGTGACTTTTACCGATCAAGTTCCTACTGTGAAGCTCTATCAACTGGTGCAACCCCAATTGACTACTCCAGCAACGGTTCGTCAACTTCCTACCATTCAGGCTCCGTTACCGACAATAGCGGCAACACAGGATACTACTCGGGCACAACGACGACATATCAAAACAACACCGGGCAAGCTATGGGAAACGCAGTTAAGGCGATAAGGCGGCAAGGAATTTACAACGACTGTATGCGTGGAAAGGGTTGGGTCCCTGAGAATGAAGGCAGTGTTTACGCCTCCATGTCTCAAAACGTCCAAGCAGACCAAGCCAACGTTTTCCTTCGTGCCGAGCCGTCTTTTGGAGCTGAGAAATTAGCTGATGCTTCTGGTCAATTCTTGGAAGTCATTGAAGAGTCCGACCAGTGGATCCGAGTTCGAATGGGTGATAAAGAAGGTTTCGTCCATAGAAGCAAGATACAAGGACACTGA
- a CDS encoding HipA N-terminal domain-containing protein, translating into MGLLSTKAAVYLHDELAGHLERIGSRSQFQYDEQYLENAGQPLSWSLPLRPEPYVSEGPLPAYFSGLCSEGWLRQVQTSRQGIHSNDLFTLLINNGLDLAGAVTIVPTN; encoded by the coding sequence ATGGGCCTTCTTAGCACAAAGGCAGCCGTATACTTGCATGATGAGTTAGCTGGTCACCTCGAACGTATCGGGAGTCGATCTCAATTTCAGTACGACGAGCAATACCTGGAGAACGCGGGCCAACCGTTGAGTTGGAGCTTGCCGCTGCGCCCAGAGCCCTATGTATCAGAGGGGCCACTGCCGGCTTATTTCAGCGGTCTCTGCTCCGAGGGGTGGCTACGGCAGGTACAGACGTCCCGCCAAGGCATTCACTCTAACGATCTATTTACCTTGCTGATCAATAATGGGCTCGATCTTGCGGGAGCGGTAACCATTGTGCCGACTAATTAG
- a CDS encoding metallophosphoesterase family protein, which produces MNSQSRHEGSLVITGIETTPFHELPYRTSGARQPQRCRLSFHRAFANGIPPGIQSLVFVSDLQGREIGGANRLLGEVVADELNALVETGQTPRPAAIFACGDLYDYPDCHKRGGSGPVDAVFEAFTRAASRVIGVLGNHDELTDPQRLSNAVDLLDGDVVEDVYGLTVGGVSGIVGNPHRSQRRSAESFLQVTESVTDQKPDILLLHQGPTDPRRPDRRGDHDLELSLRSGFEGLTVFGHTRWEEPWLIPMGEGQVLNVDGRVVVVVPDTNSLEQKPANTLGKK; this is translated from the coding sequence GTGAATAGCCAGTCGCGTCACGAAGGCTCGCTCGTCATTACGGGCATCGAGACCACACCCTTTCACGAACTGCCTTACCGAACCAGTGGCGCTCGGCAACCTCAACGATGCCGGCTGTCCTTCCACCGGGCCTTTGCAAACGGCATTCCGCCGGGCATTCAATCGTTGGTGTTCGTGTCGGATCTGCAGGGCCGCGAAATTGGGGGTGCCAATCGATTGCTTGGTGAGGTCGTCGCGGATGAGTTAAACGCCTTAGTGGAAACTGGCCAGACTCCGCGGCCGGCCGCCATCTTCGCTTGTGGCGATCTTTATGACTACCCGGATTGCCATAAACGCGGCGGCTCGGGGCCCGTGGATGCTGTGTTTGAGGCGTTTACCAGGGCGGCGTCACGCGTGATTGGCGTTCTGGGTAACCACGATGAATTAACCGACCCCCAGCGACTTTCAAATGCAGTCGATCTTCTTGATGGCGATGTTGTTGAGGATGTCTATGGGCTCACCGTTGGTGGCGTGTCCGGTATCGTTGGCAATCCACATCGCAGTCAACGAAGAAGCGCTGAGTCGTTCTTACAGGTGACGGAAAGTGTGACGGATCAAAAGCCCGATATCCTTCTGCTGCACCAAGGGCCAACCGACCCGAGACGCCCAGACCGACGGGGAGATCACGATCTTGAGCTTTCCCTACGTTCTGGTTTTGAGGGCCTGACAGTGTTCGGCCATACACGATGGGAGGAGCCCTGGCTGATTCCGATGGGTGAGGGGCAAGTATTGAACGTGGACGGACGAGTTGTTGTGGTTGTGCCAGACACGAACAGCCTCGAGCAAAAGCCGGCCAATACACTTGGTAAAAAGTAA
- a CDS encoding 3'-5' exonuclease yields MKPETLLVIDLEATCWGHQRTPDGEPQSVENMEIIELGCALATREGQVLDSQSFLVRPTRYRVLSGFCTELTSITQAMVVEAPDFPRAIQLLNEWLGSPSEDFLWCSWGNYDRLHLLAQSQLDDARPLPLNYPHLNLKRLWRRTTGLKKKTGLSSALAFHDLTFEGNHHRGVDDARNIVRLLPFMDWSLESELLTPPEISE; encoded by the coding sequence ATGAAACCTGAAACCCTTCTCGTGATCGATCTGGAAGCTACCTGTTGGGGCCACCAGCGCACGCCCGATGGCGAGCCACAGAGCGTCGAGAACATGGAGATCATTGAGCTCGGATGTGCGCTGGCCACCCGGGAAGGGCAGGTGTTGGATAGCCAGTCGTTTCTGGTGCGCCCCACTCGATACCGGGTTCTCAGTGGATTCTGTACGGAGCTCACCAGCATCACGCAGGCGATGGTTGTTGAGGCGCCGGATTTCCCACGGGCAATTCAGTTACTGAACGAATGGCTTGGAAGCCCGTCGGAGGATTTCCTGTGGTGCAGCTGGGGGAATTACGATCGCTTGCATCTGTTGGCACAAAGTCAATTAGACGATGCCAGGCCTTTGCCATTGAACTACCCACACTTGAACCTCAAAAGACTGTGGCGCCGTACCACGGGCCTGAAGAAAAAGACCGGGCTGAGCAGTGCCCTGGCATTCCACGACCTGACCTTTGAGGGCAACCACCATCGCGGGGTAGACGATGCCCGCAATATCGTGAGGCTGTTACCGTTTATGGATTGGTCTTTGGAGTCCGAACTGTTAACTCCACCGGAGATCTCCGAATGA
- a CDS encoding metallophosphatase domain-containing protein: MKLVCISDTHSLHWRIPEIPDGDVFIHAGDCLGQGTLENIEDFNDWLGTLPHRHKIVIAGNHDWAFQETPELARQALTNAIYLQDSGVEIEGVRFWGSPWTPTFMDWAFMLERGEPLNQKWRLIPGDTDVLITHGPPRGIGDEANMGFKSQNVGCADLLACIQELALKVHIFGHIHEGYGEYQQGQAKLINASTCNARYEPRNPPIVMEI; this comes from the coding sequence ATGAAGCTGGTCTGCATATCAGATACCCACAGTCTGCACTGGCGAATCCCCGAGATCCCAGACGGCGATGTGTTCATTCATGCGGGTGACTGTCTAGGGCAAGGCACGCTGGAGAACATCGAAGATTTTAACGACTGGCTGGGAACGCTGCCGCACCGGCATAAGATCGTGATTGCCGGGAATCACGACTGGGCCTTCCAGGAAACCCCGGAACTGGCACGGCAAGCCCTGACCAACGCCATTTATCTGCAAGACAGCGGAGTCGAGATCGAAGGTGTCCGATTCTGGGGTTCTCCCTGGACACCCACGTTCATGGATTGGGCGTTTATGCTGGAGCGGGGCGAACCGCTAAACCAGAAATGGCGGCTCATTCCGGGCGATACTGATGTGCTGATCACCCATGGGCCACCCAGAGGCATTGGTGACGAAGCCAATATGGGGTTCAAAAGCCAGAACGTTGGTTGTGCTGATCTACTGGCCTGCATTCAGGAACTTGCACTCAAAGTGCACATTTTTGGCCACATCCATGAAGGCTACGGGGAATACCAGCAGGGACAAGCAAAGTTGATCAATGCAAGCACCTGCAACGCACGGTATGAGCCGCGGAACCCGCCGATCGTGATGGAGATATAA
- a CDS encoding DUF551 domain-containing protein: MSWINPKDQMPEDREIVIALYLGCWSGRGNSGITDAYAVDRQWGNIPEGVTVVGWMPLPNKDALPEWLATSFDDHALVDLCKERMNEKSVHANLDDDEYSML, from the coding sequence ATGTCGTGGATTAACCCCAAGGATCAAATGCCTGAAGATCGGGAGATTGTGATCGCTTTGTACCTAGGATGTTGGTCTGGTCGTGGAAACAGCGGCATTACTGATGCTTATGCTGTGGATAGGCAATGGGGCAATATTCCTGAAGGGGTCACGGTTGTTGGATGGATGCCTTTGCCGAATAAGGACGCATTGCCTGAATGGCTTGCAACATCATTTGATGACCACGCACTCGTTGATCTGTGCAAAGAGCGGATGAATGAAAAGAGCGTGCACGCTAATCTGGATGACGACGAATATTCCATGCTCTGA